The Puntigrus tetrazona isolate hp1 chromosome 13, ASM1883169v1, whole genome shotgun sequence genome contains the following window.
CCGACAACAGGAAATTGAGGAGCGTGAACGCCGcaaggaggaggagaggagggcaCCAGAAGAAAAACCCAGCAAGGTAAATCACAAGAACCCTGTTTCAAATGTGCTTATATACCGTACACTACCTTTCGATAGTgacattcatgtatttatttgataaaaaataaaagtacaggaaaatattattatagcctattattactttttgctgtattattttaaaaatgtaactaattacGGTGATGGCTAAGCTGAATTGTTACTCAGGTTTTCAGTATcagatgatccttcagaaatctttccaatatgctgattttgggCTGCTTAATGTCAGTGTAAAGTCAATTTTGAGAATTGTTggtaaatgcattataaatgttagAAAAGCATTGCTTAAACATGTTACAAAGACTGTGAACTATATAAAACTTAATGTTGGAGTTAAACAGTTTCACCACTTTCGTGCTCAGGATTTATTGGGCGTGTCTATATCCGAGCTCGTGACACAACGGAGCCACCGAGCACTGCTCCTCCTGCGAAACTAAGAGCTGTGTACGACTTGAAGCAGCACAGACTGATCGCTGTGTGACATCAGTACAATGAGAGCTAATAGGACGCAAGCACccattatgttttgtttgatatcaaattacTGCGAGAGCAATTCACAGTTCTGTGCAGTGTTGCTTCAAGTCGAACACACACAGTAACTAGAGCGTGTAAGCATCAGGGGTTTGTCCGTTCATTCAGTTACTGACATTACTGTTAGATACAACATCTTACAGTTTGCTATCTAGCTATGCCTTTGTCACATTACATTGTATGATCAAGCTGCTTGAGAAAGATGGCAGCTTTGCTATGAGTGGGTGTGGATTCAGCACCGCATGCAGACACGCCCCAGTATTTGAAAGCAGagatggcttttttttattattattttgatactttttatttacttagctttttttaagcattcaaatttGGCATGGTGGTTAATTTTTCTGTGGTGTGATTAAACTCAGACCACATTTATTATTGACTTTAATTCTATAGCTTCTTTGcgtaaaaagtttaaaagagcaTGAATATTGTAACAAATCTGtgatattgttattgttttaacaatgtgcgatttgaatgcaaaaaacattcaaaaacaccTTTTATAGAGCGCATGCATACATTACGAGAAGTCTAGACTAGTGAAAGTTTTCTTTCATGCATGATTCAGttcaattaaatgctttttaattgatcaaaaaactttaaaatgggGGCAGAAAATTTATGTTTTCATACCACTTCATATAACCTAGTTATATTGTAGGCTGTATGAAGTTCCCAAAATATTACCATGATGACAAATAggatatagtttatttatttgttttatcaaCAATTCAGATATATAATGGATATTGTTATTTCTTGGTCTAAATTTGAATCGTTATCTTTGCAGGAGTGGGGTGAACGGGAAGAAGGAGGCTGGAGGAAGCGTGGTGAGGGCGAGTCAGACTGGCGACGTACTGTTGGGGAACGGTACAAGTTTTTACATTAATTGATAACACAATTCGTAAGGACAAAGATTAAAAACAGATACAGAGAATTGCTattcattatcttttttttttttgttttttctcacaGAGACTGGCGTCAGGAGGGGCGTGAAGGCCGTGAAGACAACGATCGAGAAGACCGTGACAATGAAATGCCCTTccgaagaggaggagaaagttCTCGTCGTGGTGGTTCAGATGACAGAGGACTCCGTCGTGGCTTTGATGAGGAGCGAGGTCCGCGCCGAGGAGGTGATGATGACCGTGGACCCAGACGGGGCTTTGATGATGATCGTGGGCCCAGGAGGGGCTTTGACGATGACCGAGGTCACCGAAGAGCTGATGACGACAGAGCACCAAGGCGTGGAATGGACGAAGATCGTGGTCCCAGACGAGGTGATGACGACCGTGGCCCAAGAAGAGGCTTCGATGACGACCGTGGACCTCGCAGAGGCATGGATGAACCCAGAGCGCCTCGACGTGGGGCAGATGATGACTGGGGCCCCAGAAGAGGAGGGGATGATGAGAGAGGAAGCCGCAGGGGTATGGATGACTCTGGGCCACGTCGTGGAGATGACTCCAGACCCTGGAAACCTCTTGGGAGACCAGGTGCGAGCTTGTGTGATATATCGGTTTCTATCTTGCAGAGGGCATGTTGCCAAATATGTGTTAAAAGGGTTCATGTCACAAGGAATCTAATTTTCCTGTCACAAAGCAATGCGATCCAGTCATCTGTTATTGAAGCATGGGACAGTTTAAACTCACAGCTCGTTAAGTGCAGCAAAGTGTCATTGCGGTTAAGAAATTGATTTGGTCTCAAAGgtacaacagcaaaataaaatccattttaGTTCCAGAGGTCAGATGgaaaataaaaggttaaaaaggAATTATTACTGTCGTTGTTGGAAATCATTCGCTAATGTATGCAgaaaattactatttttttattttattttttttacctcttttaTGTTGTATTTGATCAGTGGAAAGTTAATCAACTCAGTGCACATCTTTTCAACTCGTTCAATTACCCCATATAACTTTTTTGTAGGTGGatggagagagcgagagaaggcTCGGGAAGAAAGCTGGGGACCTCCTCGTGAAACAGGCAACGATGATGATGAGAACGAGGGAGATGATCGTCAAGAAGGAGATCGGTTTAGAGATCGTCGTCCTCCTCCCAGGTAAAAATAGaacacaccttttttttctaacattttcCTCTTTTGTCTGAAGGCTTTTGTTGCGAGTGTTATGTGAGCATGTCATGTTTTAAGGTAAAGACGTGACACTGTTGTATATTCTATAGGCTTGTGGTTTCAGAGCAGGTAAAATGCTGCGCATTTTATGCCATGCAGTTGCTTGCCACGTATGTTTGTCGTGTTCTAGATTTAAAATTGGTTGTATGAGTgcatgaatttgcattttaaagtagtgttgaattaatgcatttttttttcctccctatttttatttattttcatacataaaacaaaaaaacccttctATTctaattttttcttcttcttgtaaacagtgattgttttgtttgaaagcCTTAATAAACCCTTGTGGTCGCTAGGcctgtgtaattaaatatttgtaacagGTTCCACGGCATACATTTTCCAAATTTTAAGATCCACCCTTTTACTATTGGTTGTACTATCTAGGCTCATCCAGTTGGCATGAGTttaatgtgaatgtgtgtgcatgtgcaggGAAGAAGGGGGTGgctggagaagaggaggaggaggaggtagtggtggtggtggtggtggtgaggAGCAGAGCAGTTGGCGTGACTCTCGTCGTGAAGACTTTGACCGTGATGATCGTCGTGAACGCCGTGACGTGAGGGAACGCAGAGATGACAGAGACCGCGACCGTGATCTCAGAGCCCCCCAAAGAGACCTTGATGAAGGTTAGTCTCATGATCTGCCTTGTACATCTTAAATGAGCAAACATTACATGACTGCATTAAGGTTTGCACACACAGAGCCTTCTGACAGATTTGATTGAGATGAAGGTAATGTATCAGTGGCCCAgataaagctgttttaatgGTGTGGGGTCATGTAACAGTaaattcacagtaaaaaaaattttttttgggCTCTTATCCAAAGCTCAATCACAgaagtacatttaaaagaacGAACCGATACCACAGTATTCCAAAGTGCCCCTAACATAGCATTGTTGATACAAATACTTAATTGCAACAAAGTTTGAAACTTTTCCGTTGGATCCAGTAACTTTACTGTTAAAGTTACTGATGGTTTGGTTTCAAACTAAATAAGCAGTTCTGGGCTAAAGTGGCATCCATGGCACTTGGTAGGTGTCTGTATaaagtgaaaatgtgaaatgaaatgtgCTTGAGGAGCCTCTTAGAGGTCAGTTTCTTACATCCTGTTTCTTAACTCAAAGGTGGCTCATGGCGTCGTGGTGGTGAAGAACGACGGGAAGAGCGTAAGGATGAAAGAGAGGCTCCTCCCAGACCACGTGACCGGGAGCGTGAGGGTGGCGAGAAGAGCACCTGGCGCTCTGACAAAGATAAGGAAAACCCGCGCCGGACCAAGAACGAGACGGATGATGATGGCTGGACCACTGTCCGCCGCTAATGCTAAAGcatcagagtttttttttttttttgcttgatggTGTACTAAGCCTTGATGTGTTCTCTAATCAGTACAGATCACTGCTTACATTAACATGAAATACATAAAGCTTTGCCATAGAATTACAACACTTAAAATGGGTTTTCAAACATGGCAATTTATATTTCATCCCTTTTTAAAAACTTACATTTGAAAAGTAGCTCATTCCTTTTTGTTATGCATGCTTAGGATTAAATTGGTCACGCAAAATTAagtagaagtttttttttttttttctttgaggtGCGGATGTTGTAGAACATGAACGAGTGGTGTTTTGAGATGAAATCATCAGGTTATCTTTACAGCTGTGTCCATGCTGTAGTTGCTGCTTATGCTGTGGTTGTATGCCCTctagaaatatgaaaaaaacctttattaatAAAGTCGTTTGCTCATTAAACTGAACCATAATTTCAGTTCTTATACAGCAGAAGACATCTTTTTGTCAAATGAAACCGTCTGGAACAAGAATCAGTGGTTACTTGTGTAGTTTTCAGACTCTTACTTTGCTCGCTAGGGGTCACCAAAATCTCAGCAAGGTTTTCTGAAGCTTTAGACGCCTCTCTCCATAAATGACCCAAGAACAATTGATTGGATCCCTATAATCTATTAATTTATGCTCTTGTTAGTAGAAAACAATAGCGTTTAATGCGCTGCTGTTGGTCCTCCTGATTGATACATTAAAAGGTTTAGTAAATAAACATTGCagtcttttgtgatttttattttttatttttccctccGTTCCATGGCAATATGACTAAACGCAGATGCTTCTGACAGCAAAGCCGCCGTTTCAGTATAGCGAGATTCCATCTCTAGAAGAAAACGATAACAATGGCATAATCCGGTCTCTCCCAACTCGATCAGGATGGTCTTTTTCTTTCAGGGAAGTTTTAGGTGGTGCGACGCCTTTTTCTAAAGACGTCCCGGCTCTTGGTTAAACTAGCTGGGGTAGGAGGACCACACGCACACGTTGATAAGAGGTAATCCTCGGTAAACCTCATCAATGCGACTTCTTAGTTTCATGCAACGGCTTCTTTTGGATCGTGATTCTCCCCGCTGCGAGGGCGATAAACTTTTGCTCGCATTATATCATTATGCAGAAAAGaccagaagaaagaaacaattaTGTCAACGGTCTTTGTTGCATTCTAGTGGAAAATCCACAATTAAGGCCAATAATCCCGCAATTGGAGCCTCAAATTCCCACGCAAGAGGTTATGAACTCCCAAACTAGATTAGACCCCTATATTTGCTAAGACCTACTTTGTGAAGTTTGACCACGGGTCACTGTGAGTAAACCACGCCGACCTCGAGCTGGAGGGGTGCCGCTTTTATGCGTTAGATATATGTATGCGTTTAAACGGCACGTATCGCTTTAACGTGTGCATCTGCCGCCCAGTCGTCCTATAGCCTGTTCAGTCCGGTTGCAGTCATTTCACTGGAATTTGGAAATAACGTTTCAGAGTCTACTTACACACATTTGGTAAATGTATTCATGCAGATCTAAATGTAGCCTAATTCTTAATAGTTATTTTCGAACGCATTTCTGCAGGCAAATGTTTAAATACCAATTATAGCAGCAAACTATAAAAACTACGTCCGCGTTCAAAACTGGGTTGGTATGTAagattaagattaaataaaacaaaaatgttgaatactGAGCGATGGTTTCTTGTAAAGTGTATCACGCTTGATGCttaatgcattatgtttttACGCCTTGCGGCCTCTGTGTATTTTAAACACGTGGAGcaagaaagaaatattaaaactctGAAGTCAAAGGCTTTCTCGACTTGGGCATTGTTTGACGAGAAAACGACTAAAAACACGCCCGGTTGGCCTCGTTTTTCGTAGGCTGTTTATTCATTTGAGTTTAAGGAATCGAATTTCGTGGCGGGATTCGAATGTTGCGTCATTCGGAAACTTATTCCGTTATATTTCTTACAGAATGTTTACAGAACAGCCTACTGAGCTAAACGCTCGTTTAATTTGCAGCAACAAGTGCGGTTTCCGAACTAACTAGCTGGCTAACTACCCTACAGTTGCCGCgctttaaaatgccttaattcaaaagcaaaatgcaattaattagaaaacaaaaaccgCGTCGGTATATGCCGGCATACTAGTAGAAAGTCTTTAATAAATACCAGAATAATTCCTTTCGACTGCTCCGCGCGAAGCCCTGTTTGTGCTCGAGAGTTATTGCGTGGAAAGAAAAGCTCTGAAAGGTAATTTCTCGTATTGAAACTGATAGGCCCTGCACACCGAGCACACGATTGTGAATCCTGCAGTTTGACGATATAACATAATTCGGTTGACATTTCTATTGCAAAGCTCTTCGAAAAGCTGTTCATGGGCGTCAGTTACATTTCATAACATCTTTTCAAAAGCCATCCACTTAATTATTGCGTATCCgacacattttttttgaaggatggataaaataaatagtCGAATGAAGCTCGATGTGCTTTTTGTCTTCTGAATCCAGGGCTGCGACTTTTGgacctttttgtcttttttttttttttcactttcacgCCGAAGAAAAATCACTTGGGAGACTGTAAATCAATACACCGGTATCGATCAAGCGttagtgctttttattttatagctcagagcaaattattattttcaaactCTAATTTCGACACCGTCACAGATAAACGCGACACGTGAAAATGGCGGGAACTAAAGTTAACGAACCGatcgtttattattattatcattactattaaTGTCGCTGCTGTTGTTTCCTGGCCTTGCGATCGCGTTTCTATATCTATTTGCGCGTTTAGTTTCTGGGCCCGCGAAGTGGGGCAAATGTTTACGTTGAGTTTAATCGAGTGAAATTAATTGCGGGATTTTAATAAGCTATTTTCGCCACACAGGCGAGGCTCGTCTCGAGCTTGTCGGTCTTTGTCCGCGGAGGGCTATAGAAAGAGCACTTAAATGCAGGTGGCATCATGAACCACGATGATTAAGGTTTTcgacaccaaaaaaaaaaaaaaaaacgtgcaaaCGTGCCCCGAGAGTAGCCTAAAGTCATTTAACGCAGAGAACAAAAAGTAATTAGCAATCGGTAATCGCGCTTTTCCTTTCCGTGCACGTCCAGGAACCGTCTGAAAAGTGCGTTTCGTAAAAGCACCGGTTGGTGTCGCACTCTCCTCACTCTTCGGTGCTCGGACCCCAGCGCGTGCAGGGCGCTCCGTGGTCTCTTCTTCACTTCACAAATAACAATCACATACCTGCGTAATCTACCTCGTTTAGCAaattcacaaaattaaaaaaaaaaaacaaaaaaaaaaaaaacaatggcaatTTATTTGCTCGCGTCTTCTCGAAATACGAGAGCGGTTTGTTTCGTCTCGCCAGACGTTTTCTTCAAAGTCTAAAAATCTAAACGTAGCCTAGTGGCTTGTTTACACGTGAACGATATGCACGTGTAAAATGAAGTTAGAAAAACCTTTAGGCtgtcagaaaaataataataataaatttaggctaccaaaaaaaatgaaataaaatcaggcTACCAAAAGCGCgatcacaaatatttaatatgtaacgCGCAAATTGCAGTCTACCTATAAACGTTTACCGCACAGAAGAGCTGAAAAAGAGCCTCGTGcgaattaaatattgaattgaTAATAGTTAATGTAGGCTATGTCTGCCATACGCGTGAAAATTCCTGGGATCAAGAAATCACTTGAATATCTGAGCAAGGGAACAAAACAAGAAGGCTAGTGTTTTTGCTATTAAATTGCTATTAATTTAGACGCAagctaaataacaataataataaatataccttCAGCctatatattatgatttatgattataattattattaatgataataataattaaagactTGGTAACGCACTTCGCGTCAATGCAAGAAAAGCTATGGCAAGGATCGTATTTAAAACGAATCCCTCCGTTTAACGCAGTGCAGTAATCCACGGAAAGTGCACCACTTAAACCTACTGTCACGATGCGTTCGCACCTTAAACCAGCAGCTAATATATCGatcatttatttcagcaaatGTGGGGTGCTGAGAGCTGCGGGCAGAACGATTCGAGAGCAAAATCAACCTGATAAACGTGGACCTATTTTGTAAACAGTTGCACGTACGCGTTCACTTGCAGCGCCAATAAAACACACCCCAGGTTTAAAACGACACGAGGCGCGTGCTAGTGTCTCGTGCGTTAATTAGAACAGAATGCATTTTATGGATTGGCTGGATTGCGTGCGTGCGTATTTTACTGGTATATTTAATAACGGAAATGTAACTAAAATTGTCCATTTGTATGTGCAGCCTGCGCTAAGCGTCCGGGAAAACTGCCTTCAGCAATTGCGTGGCGTATGCTGCAGCGTGTGAGATGTACCTGAAAGTATGCAAAAGTAAACAGGctacaaaaccttttttttttttttttttttttttaaatgcctatCACAGAGCCCGGGAGATCTCTGAGCATACCTGAACTTTTGAGATGCGGTATGTACATTAGCAACCCATAATGGGATTGAACTCGGCTAATTTAATGAGCAGTTAGAGGGTAATAGACTCTTGTAGTCATacgacaaacaaacagagctgaAAATATTGTCTGTGTCTAATAAGCCTCATCCTTGTCTCCTGGCCAATAGAGAAAGAGAGTCTCTCATCCCTAAACTAATCACAGACCCATCGGAGAAAATGAAAACGTGGAGAGACAATACAGAGGTGGGCGTCAAACAGGCCCGCCGCTCGCCcggagagagaaaaacattcaaaagttcaCGAGTTTATCGTTTTGATTACGCCCCGACGGAGTTTCACCGATCACGGTCGTTTGTTTAAAGGACGCTCCGAATCtgtactttttttccttttttttttttttttttttttttttttgcagcctgGCGCGAACGAGCGCGCGCGTGCGTCTAAACGCGCGGTGATTGAGCGCCGAGGCGCCGCGGCAACGGCGTGTAAAAAGCCTCGTTATGCCCTCGCGCGCGACACAAATACACGCCGAAGTACCTCGAGTCCCTCAATGGGATCAGCTGCGTATGTAAATTGCTCCGCAGCTCTGTTTCTGGGCGAATCCGTTCCGTTTTGCTTGAATCCGCCTCTCCGTGCTCGTTCGTATTGACGCACTTAAAGACTCTTCCCTCAACCTTAAGGCGAGCGGCAGCGACCAATCACCAAGCCATTACAGGCTTCAGAGGAAACTGTTTATGTGACTCCAGAGCTAATTAGGCTCATGAACTAACAAATCGCTAGCACAACTGGTGAGGAACCGATCACATTCATGGATTGTCTGGAGAAGTCGGCCGCCTCTCTCACGATGTGTTGAGCTGTGCGCTTTTGACTCATTTTTTTACCCTTTCTTTAGCCGCCGCTAACTTGCCGACAAAACTTTGGTCTTGGGTGTGGAGTATTTTTTAGTGCTAACGCGTGCACCGTTTTCACTTAAACTGGGGGATCTTGACCGGTGAACCATGTTTCAGCCCACACCGAAGAGGTGTTTCACCATAGAGTCTTTGGTAGCGAAGGATAATCCTTTGCCAGCGTCGAGATCCGAGGAGCCCATACGACCGGCGGCTCTCAGCTATGCAAACTCGAGCCAGATGAACCCATTTTTAAACGGCTTTCATTCCAGCGGCAGGGGCGTCTACTCAAACCCGGACTTGGTGTTCGCTGAGGCTGTTTCACATCCTCCCAACTCCGCCGTCCCAGTCCACTCAGTACCTCCTCCTCACGCTTTGGCTGCTCACCCACTGTCGTCCTCGCACAGTCCGCACCCTCTTTTCGCAAGCCAGCAAAGGGACCCTTCAACTTTTTACCCGTGGTTgatacatagatatagatactTGGGTCACAGATTTCAAGGTAAGTTCCTGCTCgatattttcttctattttgaCCAGTCGgccggggagagagagagagagggggaaaaaaaaggccCACACGGCCCAAGGACGCGGCGGGTTTTCGTTGATAATTAGTTAAATGCGCCTTtcgtgcaaaataaaaaaatgtgaaatgaatgcAATCGAAAAAAGTTTATAACCGTTATATTGTATCGAAATAACAAGACACTTCGACTGCTGACATTACACAACGGTTATCAGTAAATAGCTGGAAGAAAGGAATGTGCAGTTATGCcgtatatgcacatatatatatatatatatatatatatatatatatatatatatatatatatatatatatatataagatggATTAAAACTCATCAATAAAGTGTTAATGACTTTTACATtcgatgttttattttaaattaattatttaggtTTTAGATGATTTGTTTAGCGTAAACGCGTTACACCGATAGAAAGAAATTAATCGACGTAAAATCCATGGATCGCCGCGTAACatagtcaaatatatatatatatgaaaaacttttattgcGAATTACACGCATTCACGTTGCCAGAAAAAAAACTTGAGAGCGACgaaataatttattaactgAACGTAATTTTAATTTCCGTtcgactgttttttttttttttttttttaaatcgtaaaTTTCTCGAATTTCGCCTTTATCTGAAAGTGCATTTGCCTGCTCCTCAATGCTGCAAAAGCGACCCTAAAACGAACGCTGAGAAACGTTAATAAGTGCGGTGCTATCGTGTTATTACACACGCCACGCTATCGGGTCAGTAAAAACGGTAAAGCAAAAAATTCGGGCTCTTTTTATATTACTCGCTATGGGAAAGCGTTTGTTGTTTCTGCCCGAAACGCTgctaatgaaaatgtattcccCACTAGTACAGACGGGCTACTCAAAGCCATTGAATTAATTCGTGCACAGTTCAGTCGCGGAATAAAAACAGCCGTGCGTTTCATTCACAAACGCCAAAAATATACAGGCATCATGTTTTAAATGATCACATGtgaattaacattatttagTCTCAGACTTGAATTTGCAACAAAAGTTTACTTGGCTACAGGGAACGTTATGGCTACTGGCGagtaactataaaaaaaaaaaaaaaaaaaaaagataacagaaaaatatctttatataggCCCTGCCCTGTTTCTGTTTGACGTGACCTTATtgtgcattatattttagtaagATGCTGCATGCTGtgtactgttttaaaatgtgaggTCGAATTAATAGCTGAGAACAAATTGAACGAAGTCTAACGCCGATGAAGGGCAGGCTGCTTATATTGTGGCAGACGATGGGTTTTAATTTTCACTAATTTCGTTGCAGGAAACGAAACGAGTCCGGAAAGCTTCCTATTGCACAATGCGCTGGCGAGAAAGCCCAAAAGGATCCGTACAGCTTTTTCGCCATCACAGCTACTGCGGCTTGAACATGCTTTCGAAAAAAACCATTACGTCGTCGGTGCGGAACGAAAACAGCTCGCTCACAGCCTTAGCCTCACAGAAACTCAGGTA
Protein-coding sequences here:
- the emx2 gene encoding homeobox protein EMX2 isoform X2, translated to MFQPTPKRCFTIESLVAKDNPLPASRSEEPIRPAALSYANSSQMNPFLNGFHSSGRGVYSNPDLVFAEAVSHPPNSAVPVHSVPPPHALAAHPLSSSHSPHPLFASQQRDPSTFYPWLIHRYRYLGHRFQGKSLVSEPKDEVQAPETGGGRFGFTTEKERNSSHKPMETGHETRKPRGNRRHLRRLKKRERDLNCLNPGQRRGLKDVTDKDAVRRRKGEGKANITF
- the emx2 gene encoding homeobox protein EMX2 isoform X1 — translated: MFQPTPKRCFTIESLVAKDNPLPASRSEEPIRPAALSYANSSQMNPFLNGFHSSGRGVYSNPDLVFAEAVSHPPNSAVPVHSVPPPHALAAHPLSSSHSPHPLFASQQRDPSTFYPWLIHRYRYLGHRFQGNETSPESFLLHNALARKPKRIRTAFSPSQLLRLEHAFEKNHYVVGAERKQLAHSLSLTETQVKVWFQNRRTKFKRQKLEEEGSDSQQKKKGTHHINRWRLATKQGSPEEIDVTSDD